In the genome of Arachis hypogaea cultivar Tifrunner chromosome 9, arahy.Tifrunner.gnm2.J5K5, whole genome shotgun sequence, the window tGAGGAAATGTTTACGGATATGTTGCTGCTAATAGAATTTAGTACACTTCTAATTTCTCTGTACTTGCTAAGTTATCATAGAATATGTGGATCAACATACATGTTTGTCGTTGTCAAGATACCACTAAGAAACTTTACATGCTTGTGGGGATTTGGTGTAACATTTTCCCCCCACTTTCTCTTCCTCTCGCACTCTTTTGCTTTTCCCTCATTAAGGATGGTTTTGCTGTTGACTGTAGTGAGAGTGATATAACATGCTGTCAAACACCTTAATTTATGCTCCAATTCAAGGAAACTGTATGAAACTAACCTGTCTTATGAACATAAAGTATCCTACATTATTCTTGAATGTGCATGTTGGATGTAGTCCTTTTTATTGTTTCCTTTGACTATAGTTCTTCACTTTTTTAACAGAGTGAATGCCAACAACTTTTATGTGAAATTCTGCGGGCCACTCCTGAAGCTGCTTCTGCTGATGCTGCTGTACAAACAGCTAGACTTGCAAGTAAAGCCCCCTCAAAAGACAAGAGGCAAGTGCCTTAATTTCTATTGCTATTTTAATTGATGATAACTGCTCAATCTTTTTTTATGTGTTAATATCTCCTCTATTTGAAGCTGTTACTAATTTAAATATTGTGTAGGGGTCCTTTTGCTTCATCAAATTCCAAAAGCTAAGAATAACAATCCATTAAGAAGCTGACATAAGAATTATTCCATTTGGATCCACTGTTAATGTTCTAATTTAGGATTATATGGTTTTTTACTCAAATAAGCTCTGCTTGTTGGTAAATAGTAGTTAATAGTGTAATTGTTGTTTCTTTTAAGAAGAATGATATTAGATAGATAAGTAGAGCCTTCGGTGAGAAACAATCCATCATTGGGCTGTCTCGCCCTGGTTATATTATGTTGGTGGTTATTACATTGGCAAGCACAGAATGCTATATGATGCAATTTGAATCAATTTGTGTCTCACGGCCCAAATAATAAGTTATCTTTTGTGTGCTTTCTATCTTATAAATCAATCTACATTTACCTTCTGTTGACAAAGAAACGATTCGAGAGAAGAAGGAATTTGATCCTTCCCAAATGTGGGAACTCTTGGGCATCACATGTGCGCCTTTAGCATTAGAGAGAGTGAATGTAATCTGCTGTAATAATATTTGCATTCTGATGCTAAATTTTTGCTGTTAATGATTACTATCTCTTAATGATTGCAGGGATAAATCAGAAGATGGTCTTACTTTTGCTTTTCGCTTTACAGATGCTACAATATCTGTTCCTAACCAGGGTATGCTGAATTCTATTAGAGGAGTAAAGTATACTTTGTAATAACAAGTTAAGGAATTTTGCTGCCGTAGGTTTACATTGCTAGTAAGATATGTTATGAGATTTGGATTGCATACTGAAGTGTAGCAATGGCTTCTCAAAAGAATATGTTTAGTTGGATTTAGTCATTTATGCATGTCCAATATTTTTAGCTTTGCTAAACTGATACTTGTGCAGACTCTATCCTCACAAACCTCTCAAAGACTACGGATTTGGATAACTCCTTGGTCCCACTATTAACATCTTTTGAACACTTCCAGATCAATCTATGTTGGATCTTAACACCTTGGTCCCACTGTAATCTGTCTATGCATTAAGCACAGTATATGAAATGACAAGTGCTTATAATAGGAACATTTGCCCTCTTTCGCCTTTTCTACAAATCCAGATTGTTCCTTTGTCAGTTAATTAAGAAACTCTCTTATTAGTATGCTTGAAACCAGAACCATATCTGTGAtaactttttatttatatatcattTATAGAAGATTTTGtaatatcatttattttttactCCACTTGCAGTTTGTGCTCTAATGATGAGTCATTGTCTTTCTTCTGAAGATAGTTTATACCAGTGTTGTTATTTTTTTCCCTCTATATCATTTGCTTGTttatgctttctcatttccaATATTTATGTTTGATTACATTAATATTTAGGAGCTGATCTTATTCGCCAAGGATGGAACAGGAAGGGTCCCAATGTGCTGCAAGAGGGTTATGGTTCTGCAGCAGTTTTGCCTGAAGAAGGCATATATTTGGCAGCTGCCATATACCGACCTGTGCATCAGGTGTTGTGTACTGGATTACCACACTTTCTCCTGCCTCGTGTAAACTGGCTTTATGGCTTTCCTGACCTGATTCTTTATGCAGTTCACAGATAAAGTTGCTTCTATGTTGCCAACAAAGTATTCCCAACTTGGGTGAGCTCAGAACCATCTCACTGTTTCTTGTCATATATTTGTCTCAGAAACCACTCTGTCTATGCCTCTTTCttatctcccccccccccccttctcttctttttccctTCAAATTAAGTGTgctatattattatttctttttacgTGCTGTAATGAATGGCAATGTGCTTATTCATTTTACTTTGTTCTAAATCAGTATTGTGGAACATTGTTGGGTTTTGTGTGGATAGTTGGTGCTCAAATGTTGAGCACATAATGCTctgcttatttttttttttttttcgtgagCAGAATAATTGGCCCTTTCTCAACATAAATTTTGAGTGAAATCATTTGTAAAAATGATTTTTAAGTGTTAAAGAGAGTGGATACAAGGCAAAAACGTTATGTTAGACAATCTATTGTGTGGTCTGGTTTTCAGCTTTTCTGTTAAACTAGCCAGACAAGGCTGGTTTTCTGAACTATAAGAGTATATTCCTAGTTCAATGGGAACACAGTAGAGTGCTTGATCTTTGCCAGCTGTTAAAACCAACAGTAACTTCCTTGGAGTAGTTTGAATATTGTAACTCTAGCTTGCTCAACAAGCTATCTCATCTCCCAAATTTCTCTGGTGTAACTGCCTCTCATCATATAACATAGTCATTCCCACTCTACATCTCTGTCTGTCTATCTGTCTGCTTTCCTGTCTCTCTCTGGCTGTGGGCGCGTGCATCATTGTCACAGAGCCAGTTTggtttattaatttttcaaactATATATCCATTATATTGTTCATTTTACCATTATGTATAGTGAACATAATTAAGTGACAATCTCTCTACTACGGTTAGATATAAAATAGCAATAATATGATTTCTAGTTGGTTGCAACTGTCTATTCTTGCTCACGATCGGATCCATGCATACAGAGTTACAATCAACAATTAAGCCTTGTGTCTATGAAAAACAGGAACCAACAATGTGGTTGATAAGACTATTAGGGTCCCACTACTATATGAGTTAGTTACCATTTGAAAGAGTTAGCTAAGAGTAGTTAGTTGTAATTGATCTGTTACATGTTTAGTAGATGCAAGGGGGTATAGTCATTTGAGTAATTGTGAGTCTTGAGAGAGTTGAGAGGTCTCTTGAAATATCCTCTCTATTGGTGTAAACTCATCATGAAACATTACTTTTAAAGGGGTCACAAATCTTCTCTTCCTTAATGATTCTGTAGAACTTTTGAATTGTTATTTGTTAAAGCAGAGAAAGTATAGGCCTCAACATACACGGAGGTATTTGGTTAGGGTATTGAATTGCATCGCTAGTTACATGTTCAATGCATCATTAGCATCTTTCTCTTCCTTTCCTTTGCTTAAATTTTGTGATCCAATAGAAATCTTCAGAGGCATTAGAGCATATTAAATAGGGGAAAATGCAATTTACCTCCCTGAAGGTATTTTGGAAGAAAAGGTAGCAAAAGGCCCAGGTTGTTGAATTGCCCCTTTTGAAAGTTTTAAGAGAATTGTTTTGGGGGTTTTGTGGGTTGGGGGTGGCAGGTGGGGTTTACAATTGCATTTCTATACTAAATATCCATTTAGAAATGAATTCTGGTTATTTCTACTGTCTTATTGACTACTGGTTCCTAGCAAATTCCAAAATGTATTTCCAAGCCCAAAAGTTGTTGCTTTCATAATGAATTAGTCTGTGATGCTGTCATCTTTGTGAATTTCAGGAATGATGGATTACTAGCTTTTGTGGAGAACTTCGTGAAGGACCACTTTTTACCCACCATGTTTGTAGACTACCGAAAAGGAGTACAGCAGGCCATTTCAAGCAAGTCTTCTAAACCATTCTCCCTGTTTCTTTCTAAAGCTCTTATTTTAGAACCCCTGCTGGCccagtagattttttttttttatttgtgtgtaTCATGACATTTATGTTGAAACATCTGAATTGTCATATGTCAATTATACATTAAAAAGTTTATTTGGTAGCCATGGGAATTCTGTGATATAGTTTAATCAAGTTGGGATTTACTAACTAAAGGACAGACTTGAACAATTTCAAAGTTACCAACTAATGTTCTGGGTATCAGGTTCTCAGGACTTGATTGTTAGTAAGAGTATACTTTACATTTAGCTCAGTCTAAAAGATTCAAAAACAAGAAGCATGCAACTATATTAGAGTGGTTGGTAATCTAGCGTTCAAACTCCCTTCTTAGGAGGGTTAAGTTTAGGTGCTTCTGTTCTCCCGTTGAACAGTTACACTTCATCAAcagtgttttcttttctttttttttttttggtagggAGGATCTCTTATCATCGTGTCATCTTATTTGATTCTTCTCTAAGTCTTAATGATACTCTTCTTTTATCAGGggaaaaaatgttattttaccCAAAAAAGTTCTCTTATCCTTCAAGTTGCAAATGTCTGCCACATACTTGCTGTGTATTTGATGTTTGAATAGCAAAACTtacaatataaaatttaaaagaagctGAAGAAGTTGCCTAAAGCATGTTATGATAGCGTATCTTGTTGAGGCCTGTGGTGCACTGAACacttttgacatgctttctatATTAAAGATGGAATATGAATATTGATTGGTTCATGGATTAGTTATAGTCCTAAGAGGCCCTTATTATAAGCTTGTTTTAGTATTTGATCTAAGGTTTATATTTTTAGGTCCAGCTGCTTTTCGTCCAAGGGCACATTTGGCTGCTTATACACCATCAATTGAGAAGGGTCGACCTGTATTACAAGGACTATTGGCTATAGATCACTTAACAAAGGAGGTAAGTTTTAACTAAATATTCTTAATATGGTAAGAAAGGTTTTAATTTCTACGTTTTTTCCTGTCAAATAACATCATTATGAGTATGACAAGATAGGACAAATGGGATTTGGAGCTTgaacattattattttattttttagggtACAAAGAAAGGGGGTTTTGAACCCAGGGTACAAGGGAAGGGGGAACTCTATCCTAATCATCTACCCCATTTAGGCTAATCCCAGTTGGCTAGCTTGAACATTATTTGATGATTATCCTTGATATTTAATTTCATCTGTGGTTTGAGAATGCAGATATGCTCCCTTATAATTTACTGGATCTAATTTGCTGCAGGTGCTTGGCTGGGCACAAGCAATGCCCAAATTTGCTAGTGATCTTGTGAAGTATGTGGAAACTTTTCTGGAGAGGACTTATGAAAGATGCCGGGCTTCATACATGGAGGTACTTTTATCCCTCCTTTGGGACAAACTTTCAGCAAAGTGAAAAGAGAAATATACCACGCAGGAAATACATCATTCAAGTAGAATTTATACAGAAACAGGAACAAAGCATAAGTTTTAGGGGATCAAAAGACAGTTATGACCTATTGGCTGAACAGTACTGAGAATCAAAAGACAGTTATGGCCTATTGGTCACAAGTTTGCTCACTATAATTCATTTACTATCAGTACAAATATACTCTTTAATGATCGGAAGGGATGTTTTTGTGAGTGGATGTCATGGGAGATTAAAACCATTTAGTGCTTACACAGTTACACTAATGGTTTCAACTCTTGAATTGAGTTGGTCTTGAGATTGTTAGTTGTGGAGCTTTATATGTGCATGCTCCTTACCACTTACAGAGTTAGAAGAGAGCTCCTTAACAAATCTATAAATGTTAGTTTTTCCATAGTGGCATTCTGATGTACTATTTTCTAATATTTAAGTCAAATTGTATTTCAGGCTGTTCTTGAGAAGCAGAGTTATATGCTTATTGGGAGGCATGATATTGAAAAATTGATGAGGCTAGACCCCTCAAGTGCATATTTACCAAATGTACTTGATCAATCTAACATGCAAAGTAATTCCTCTGACGCTGAAACAATTGAGGCTGAATTAGAACTAAGTGAACAACTGCTGCGTTTGTGTCCCATTAAGCAGGTTTGTGACTTCGTTTATGCTAATAAGTTACTTTTcttattgaaataattttttttccttcttgatttttggTATTTATTTTACCGACTTGGAAGGAACAGAttttcatgttttacatttttgcTAAAAGTTGTTCTCGTTATTACGCATTGCCAGTTACGTTGTTGTAGTTTTGCTTCAGGAAAACCTAATTCATGATGGAAACAAGCTTATTTTGTTAGCATCTCTTAGTGACTCGTTGGAGTATGTTGCAGACTCAATTGAAAGGTGAGTTTCTTTAACTGCTGCATATACTGCATATAAACCAAGAATATATGCAAGACTATTAAGATTGTCATTGAGATCGAACAATTACATAATTATATTAGTTTGGGCACTTGCAATGATTCCACCTGGAAACAACTTCGTTTTTTGGATATTGTAGTGGAGCTCTGAGTAAAATTGCAATCTTTTTAGAATCCATGATGCAGCCTATTATACCCAGACCATCATTCTGGGTAAAGCAGGAAACCGGTATAGAGTTGCCCAACTAGTAGTAAAAAAACCTTGGATTTTTTGCTTACAACTCCAGAGTCCATATCTTCTGTTGTGTGTAGCTCGGTCTGCAATACTCGCACAAATCTGCTTGCTAAGAGTCTGTGATCTGTGATACTGGCCTGTGTGCAACTCTGGGTTGGTTCGGTTTCTGCATGGCCCATGTGAACTTTGTCCAAAAAGATGCCTAAGTGGTTAGAAAGCCTATCCTAGTCATATCATTAAGTGATAGACACATTCCCTGAACACCTGGCATAGGATATCTGGTGTGTGAACTTTGTAGATGTGGCCAAATGTGTCGGTGACCCAATATCAATGATGATACCTGATACCATCTCAAGATTGTGGACCTAACTAGAACACCTCAAGTTTGCAGTCAATTGCAGACCTAAGTACACTTTCAAACCCACCACAAAGGTGGAGGAATGCCCATGTGTTATAGATTATCTTAGCCATATAAGCAATATGTTATAGGGCTTGACTTATTGATTCCTAAATGAAAGAAATTATATCCTTCTTTTCAATCATAGGGCAGTATTTTTGTGGTGCATAAATTTTGTGCAATTTGCAGGCTTGGACAGGCAACTCAAAGCTCAAATCATGTTGAAGGAAACTATCATCATGCTCGTTCAGACAGTGCACCTCCAAGGACTCTTGCATCATTTGCTCAAGATTATAGGAAATTGGCTGTTGATTGTCTAAAGGTTTTACGTGTAGAGATGCAATTAACAACAGTATTTCACATACAGGTTTGTCACCAGCATTATTGTTTGTCTATATCTGTGGAAGAAATAACACTGATAGTTAATTGCTCCATTTATTCTGAGTATCACAATTTTGGGCAGGATATGGGATCTAAAACTTACTTGGATGACCAAGATGCTGAAGAGCCAGATGACTTCATCATTGCGCTCACTTCACTGGTGCACCTTTTATCTTTGCATAATGTGATTGTGAATATTCTTAGTTTTATCTGGaatggatcaagaaaaaacattgCAGGAGTAACTAAATATCGTAATAACTTGTAACACCAACTTACTAAACCAGCTAATccaaaattctaaaatatttttgtaattatttaaaaTGTTATAATCAATCTCAAACTTTGAAACCTAAAAAGAGAGTAACTGAAACATAATGGTGAACTTTTATGAGGTTTGCTATTCCTGTTTAATGATTCCAAAGATGTAGCATGTGCTTATGCTAGGCAAACTGTTTATCTTTACTTTTTTGTGGGACCTCCAGATTACTGAGAGAGATGAAGAAATAGCTCCTTTTGTCTCAAATGCAAAACGGAGTTACATATTTGGAGGAATTTGTTTTGTTGCAGCACATAAATTTATTCAGGTATGCATATATAGTTTCCTACATTTTTCACCTTTACTGTAGAGGAACACTccactttttttttaatgtttgagGATGTATCTTCAGTCTAAACatttgttttatttcttttcatttcactgCTAATGATAGGATAAACTTATTATTTATAGGCTTTGGGGGATATGGATTCTATTAATCTTTTTGGAGTTCAGCAGATATGTCGAAATTCCATTGCATTGGAACAGGTAATTAATGTTTTTTCTTACTATTCGCCTTAAAGTCTGAGACattggaaaaaataaaaattaaaagtcgTCTGTTGGAACTGTACTGACACATAAATCAATCAGAATTAGTGGTACAAAGATGAAATTGGAAATACATGGGGATTTAAAAAGAACAAAACTCCCACGCTGAAATTTGACTGCCATAGTGACAATAATGGTCATTTTGCAGGCGCTAGCAGCAATTCCATCCATAGATAGTGAAGCAGTCCAACAGAGGTTGGATAGAGTCCGCACCTACTATGAACTATTAAACATGCCATTTGAGGCAAGCAAACTGAACCGATGGCTtcatattgattttaatttttagcaGGTCATCTTATCTTGCTATTCCTATTTCTGACACAGGCCTTGCTTTCATTCATTACGGAACATGTACACTTGTTTAGTGCTTCTCAGTAAGTTGATTGAAAAACTGCTTATTATCCCCATTTTCTTGGAATCATTGAATTTCTATTAACATTAAATTTCTGCAGGTATGCCAAACTTCTTAAGGTTCAGGTCCCTGGAAGGGAGATTCCTCCTGACGGTCGAGATCGAATATCTGAATTGTTATCACTTTAGTGTGGTAGTGTGTTCATTCATTTGTTGATATTCCATAGTTTGTTTTGATACGGTGGGCAGCTAGCAGCACATAGTTTCTGAATGTTGTTTCTGAAAACAATGGTGATGGAACAACCCCGTTGTAGATGTCCAGTTTTTGGTGAAGTTAGAACTGGGTGGGCCCCTAGTTTAAATATAGTTACGGTTCTGCCCTCGATGATAGCGGTCATTTTCCCTCTGATTTGTATGTAATTAATTGATCATGTTATATGTCCATTTTTGGGTGCTGTTTTTCTTTTCGGTTGAGTTGGGAATTCATTTCATTTCAGGCCAATATCAAGAACCTGAAAATCGAGTGTATATTATTTTTCATGCCAAAGATCCTGTATTTTCCTTCTATAATTGTGTTGCCTATTTTAGTTAAACTGAAATTTTGTCGAGAGGCAGAAGACTGTATTATAATTTATAACTGTTGtccggaaaaaaaaataaaaaagaatatactACATTATAGCTGATATTCTTGCTATTATTATACGATCTGGATGTTGAACACTTGAACTTCCACTAAATcttataagaaattaatttttaactacCTGATGTTGCCTTTTTTTTTTGCCTAAAGATTTAATCTAAATTGCTGAAATGCGTCGATAGAAATTCGACACTCGACTGGTGCTTGACACCGAGTCTATGACAAAGAATAATTAGACAAACGTCTCTTTTTCTTTCGTGTATACATTTATGCATCCAAGTTATCAAAACAACCCTCTCATTTGAACAGACCCTAAATAGTTAAACTAGTTCTATTTACTGTGCAGTCAGGAACAAGGTCTTTAAATCAAATATACCAGCAATCCCCTCAAATTTCAGAGTCATAAGAAAGAGTCGTAACAACTGCTATGCAGTAATCTAATCTTTTTTCCCAAGTCTTCCAGATATGATTGATTGCAACATCAGTTTTGTTGATGTCAAAACCTCAAGAAAAGCACTCTGCTCTGCTAATTTCAAAACTCCCATGAAATGTGAAATGCACCAGCGACGGACAGCCCCAACCAAACAAAAACCATTGCATTGGCAAATTCTTCAATAATAGCTTCCGAGCAGTTTAGTCTCACTGATGGCAAATATTTTGAACCCAACAGTTCGACAGCAACCTTTTTTAATTCTTCCACCCCAATGCCTTCAGATTTTCTGGATTTAGCTCAACATACTTCCCTATACTGGAAAATACAACAGATTAAACCATAAATTCATTTAACTACAAGAGAATTCAATCGAAGATTTAATTGTATTTGAATACCACGACAACTACCAAATGAAACAAGGGAAATAAAGGGAAAGTAGATGCATGACAATTACCCAAGATCTGATGGAAGTTTGAAACCACCAATGCGTACTCGCTTTAATGAATAAATCTGAAATATGAAATGTAATCAGAAAACCAACGTAGGAATAGGTCATCAATAGTTCATAGTTGACGAATATTGGATTTGGTAGCGGCCAACATCAGCACGACATGCAAAGATATCATGTTATGAAACCGTGGTATTTATGAAACCATAGTAAAATACCACAAACTGGAACCTACAGACAAGTTCAGAGCACAAGCCAATAACCCAAataataaggttttagggtttaagaGGGATGTTAATGGCAGCACATACCTCAAGTCCAGCACACTTTACAAGTTCACGAACTTCATGTTTCCTTCCATCGTGAACCTACAAGAATCAGAATTGAAGGAAGGAAGCAAATAAACATGTGTTTAAATTTTACATTATCTGACAAATCACAAGTATATAGAGTAAATAATGCAACATACTAAAATGAGGGCATTTTGAGACAAGAAGGATGCCAACTCCAGTTATCACTTAAATCCAAAACAGTACTGCTATATCACATGAAAAATTTGACATCAGTGGCAAACTAGTAAAAACTATGTATATTCTTAGACAATACTGCTGAACACAAAGAATAATATTGAACATCCAGAAATAAAAAACCCAAGAGGAGGAAAAAGAATTTGTCACTAATATACTGTAGCAATCCAGGCAAGTGTCACTCTGCTCATAGTTCTAAGAAAAATCAGTCAAACTTGTATACAATATCATCTAAGTATTGAAACATTGAAACAGATGACTAACTCAAGAAAAGAcatacttatttttatataaaggaGTCTACGTATTCAGGCTTTTATAGCATACTACATACAGCCTATGACATTAACATTACATAATACATGATAAAGGCAACATTTCAACCATATGTACTGAAATATTTTAGTTCACGAGATATACCATGTCATCCTTTAGAGAATCTCAATTCAAAAGCACTACTGGGTACTAGAACAGCTATAGCAGGCCAAATTAGATAATATTTACCACAATGCGAAGACGAGATCGTTGAACGTCAGGCAAACGTGGAAGTAATTCCACACTATCAGGTACACAATGGACGTCATCAATGGTTGTTCCTTCACTTATGGCAATTAAATGCCTCTTATAAACCGAACCCTCAACTGTTGCAATGTATCTGATGTAACAAATTAATTCATAAGTGTGAGAATTGATAGGAATGAAGATTTTCTTCTCCCCAGAGACCATGCATTAATAGAAGCAGAATATTCGTGCCACAGGAAAAGAGTAAAAGACCAAGTAAATGCGTTCAACTCACTCTTTTGTTAAATTAGATGATGGATGTGAAAGTTTTTGGGCAAAATCTCCTGCAAACAACAACACTGGATAAGGCCTTGGAAGAAACTGTTCAtgtttgtatttgatttattacAAGAACCACTTTTACAAGAAACAAAATTACTTTCACAGGGAATCACTTGCCATCATTAGTCACAATAATCAACCCAGTTGTAGCAACATCAAGGCGCCCTACAGTAAATAACCTTGGTGTGGGTACTCCTGGATGGTTTTTACCCTGTAAATAAATATACTCATGGTAGTTAATGAAGACTTCGTTAGAAATGGAAAAAAGACCTTCCATAAACTTCAAAAAGGAGATACAGCATGAAATATGAAACGAAAAAACTACAACAGCTCAAAGATGGTCTAGAATTCTTTGGAATAGCTGGTATGGCAAAAATTCAGAACTAATTGTCTAATCATGATTGCACCACTTTCTTGGTCCAAAGAAATTTAGATTGAGAAGAGTGCATCCCCGTCTAGTGTTAGGAAGTGTTTCTAGGCTCATTGAGCTTACAATTACAAAGATATTCACATATGAGAAGCCCAAATGGGAACCCCATAAACATACCATAATTAAAACAAAGTATGAGTAAAAGATCAAACAAGCAAACCAACTCCATTGCCAATCACAATGCCACCCTGACAA includes:
- the LOC112712667 gene encoding exocyst complex component SEC8; its protein translation is MGLFDDLPLPEDKAYLRRELAKIDESWTVARFDSLPHVVHILTSKDRDAAAQLLKEQSDVVEEVVDEVVQTYHSGFNKAIQNYSQILKLFSDSTESISVLKVDLAEAKKHLSARNKQLHQLWYRSVTLRHIISLLDQIEGIAKVPARIEELIAEKQFYAAVQLQVQSMLMLEREGLQTVGALQDVRSELTKLRGALFYKILEDLHAHLYNKGEYSAAGSTMLENDDEVPTTTAVALTAHNSQPLSRRTRLLKGDTQTALQVDGSYKPGSVDGGFDGHDGEGTLESNGSDVPKDATIALHEMPTWLSNSTPDEFLETIRKSDAPLHVKYLQTLVECLCMLGKVAAAGAVICQRLRPTIHEVIMSKIKAHAELLNSSASSQDSRVGTGGLHFIKGQLESYQMPKKKRKNGIFVNGTLLAVSPVSPLMVPGGKAQVAAKELLDSILDAVVRIFENHVIVGELLEAKASHHVEINTPKSMSVDVNWNPESEASQVTGGYSIGFSLTVLQSECQQLLCEILRATPEAASADAAVQTARLASKAPSKDKRDKSEDGLTFAFRFTDATISVPNQGADLIRQGWNRKGPNVLQEGYGSAAVLPEEGIYLAAAIYRPVHQFTDKVASMLPTKYSQLGNDGLLAFVENFVKDHFLPTMFVDYRKGVQQAISSPAAFRPRAHLAAYTPSIEKGRPVLQGLLAIDHLTKEVLGWAQAMPKFASDLVKYVETFLERTYERCRASYMEAVLEKQSYMLIGRHDIEKLMRLDPSSAYLPNVLDQSNMQSNSSDAETIEAELELSEQLLRLCPIKQENLIHDGNKLILLASLSDSLEYVADSIERLGQATQSSNHVEGNYHHARSDSAPPRTLASFAQDYRKLAVDCLKVLRVEMQLTTVFHIQDMGSKTYLDDQDAEEPDDFIIALTSLITERDEEIAPFVSNAKRSYIFGGICFVAAHKFIQALGDMDSINLFGVQQICRNSIALEQALAAIPSIDSEAVQQRLDRVRTYYELLNMPFEALLSFITEHVHLFSASQYAKLLKVQVPGREIPPDGRDRISELLSL